Proteins from a single region of Shinella zoogloeoides:
- a CDS encoding manganese/iron ABC transporter ATP-binding protein has protein sequence MMMGGKPKKVDGIVAEDVTVTYRNGHTALTHASFSVPRGTITALVGVNGAGKSTLFKAIMGFVPVAAGKVTILGLSVREALKQNLVAYVPQAEEVDWTFPVLVEDVVMMGRYGHMNWLRIPTKRDHEMVEEALARVNMTAYRKRQIGELSGGQRKRVFLARALAQEGQVILLDEPFTGVDVTTEEQIIDLLGKLRDEGRVMLVSTHNLGSVPDFCDRTVFVKGTVIASGPTAETFTEANLERAFGGVLRHFILGGHDLHDDEDRRTVKVITDDERPFVIYGEEEKR, from the coding sequence ATGATGATGGGCGGCAAACCGAAGAAGGTGGACGGCATCGTCGCGGAAGACGTGACCGTCACCTATCGCAACGGCCACACGGCGCTGACCCATGCCAGCTTCTCCGTGCCGCGGGGCACGATCACCGCGCTGGTCGGCGTCAACGGCGCGGGCAAGTCCACGCTCTTCAAGGCGATCATGGGCTTCGTGCCCGTCGCTGCCGGCAAGGTGACGATCCTCGGTCTTTCCGTGCGCGAGGCGCTGAAGCAGAACCTCGTCGCCTATGTGCCGCAGGCCGAAGAGGTGGACTGGACCTTCCCCGTGCTCGTCGAGGACGTGGTGATGATGGGCCGCTACGGCCACATGAACTGGCTGCGCATACCGACGAAGCGCGACCACGAGATGGTCGAGGAAGCGCTGGCGCGGGTCAACATGACCGCTTACCGCAAGCGCCAGATCGGCGAGCTTTCCGGCGGGCAGAGGAAGCGCGTCTTCCTCGCCCGGGCGCTGGCGCAGGAAGGCCAGGTGATCCTGCTCGACGAACCCTTCACCGGCGTCGACGTGACCACCGAGGAACAGATCATCGACCTGCTCGGCAAGCTGCGCGACGAAGGCCGCGTCATGCTCGTCTCCACCCACAATCTCGGCAGCGTGCCGGATTTCTGCGACCGCACGGTCTTCGTCAAGGGCACCGTCATCGCCTCCGGCCCGACGGCCGAGACCTTCACCGAGGCCAATCTGGAACGCGCCTTCGGCGGCGTGCTGCGCCACTTCATCCTCGGCGGCCACGACCTGCACGACGACGAGGACAGGCGCACCGTCAAGGTCATCACCGACGACGAGCGCCCCTTCGTCATCTATGGCGAGGAGGAGAAGCGGTGA
- a CDS encoding metal ABC transporter permease: MIDTLLEPFGYGYMVNAMWVSALVGCICGFLSAYLMLKGWSLIGDALSHSIVPGVAGAYMLGLPFAAGAFLSGGLAAAAMLFLNRQTQLKEDAIIGMIFSSFFGLGLFMVSLSPTPVNIQTIVLGNILAVTPEDTIQLAIIGAVTLVVLLFKWKDLMVAFFDENHARSIGLNPTGLKILFFTLLSASTVAAMQTVGAFLVIAMVVTPGATAYLLTDRFQRLIVIAAALGAGTSIVGAYLSYFLDGATGGIIVVLQTAIFLLAFLFAPKHGLIAARRRSRLALETPGGVQP, encoded by the coding sequence GTGATCGACACGCTGCTGGAACCCTTCGGCTACGGCTACATGGTCAATGCCATGTGGGTAAGCGCGCTGGTCGGCTGCATCTGCGGCTTCCTTTCGGCCTATCTTATGCTCAAGGGCTGGTCGCTGATCGGCGACGCGCTCTCGCATTCCATCGTGCCCGGCGTCGCCGGGGCCTATATGCTGGGCCTGCCCTTCGCGGCGGGCGCCTTCCTGTCCGGCGGGCTTGCCGCCGCCGCCATGCTCTTCCTCAACCGGCAGACGCAACTCAAGGAGGACGCGATCATCGGCATGATCTTCTCCTCCTTCTTCGGCCTCGGCCTCTTCATGGTGTCGCTCTCGCCGACGCCGGTGAACATCCAGACCATCGTGCTCGGCAATATCCTCGCCGTGACGCCGGAGGACACGATCCAGCTCGCCATCATCGGCGCGGTGACGCTCGTCGTCCTCCTGTTCAAATGGAAGGACCTGATGGTCGCCTTCTTCGACGAGAACCACGCCCGCTCCATCGGCCTCAACCCGACGGGCCTGAAAATCCTGTTCTTCACCCTGCTCAGCGCTTCCACGGTCGCGGCCATGCAGACGGTCGGGGCCTTCCTCGTCATCGCCATGGTGGTGACGCCCGGCGCGACCGCCTATCTGCTCACCGACCGCTTCCAGCGCCTCATCGTCATCGCCGCCGCGCTCGGCGCGGGCACCAGCATCGTCGGGGCCTACCTTTCCTATTTCCTCGACGGGGCGACCGGCGGCATCATTGTCGTGCTGCAGACGGCGATCTTCCTCCTCGCCTTCCTCTTCGCCCCCAAGCACGGCCTCATCGCCGCCCGCCGCAGGAGCCGGCTGGCGCTTGAAACCCCGGGAGGCGTCCAGCCATGA